The genomic segment CGTATGCTGTGACCATCGACAACCTGTATCCCGCTGATTGGCCCGCCGGGCTGGAGAACTTTATGAACACATCCATTCGACTATCACTCTTTGCAGCCATTTTCTTGGCCGTGCCGTTCGCACAGGCCGATGACCGTTCCCGCGACGCGGGCTATGACTACGCCGATGTGATATCGGTTGAGCCCTTGTTTCGCCGAGTGCGCACCACCGTGCCCCGAGAAGAATGTTGGGATGAGGAAGTGACCACGCGCTCACGGCGAGACCGCAGTGGCAACAACGTTGGGTCGGTCATTGCCGGTGGTGTGATCGGTGGCGTCATCGGGCATCAATTCGGTAGTGGCTCGGGCAATGACGCGGCGACCGCTGTCGGCGCGCTTCTTGGCTCAGCGATTGCCAGTAATCGAGACAAAGGTCCTGAGCGGGTGCGCGAGCGAACACGCGTGGTTGAGCGTTGCGAAACCGTGCGAGAAACCCGTGAAGAAGAGCGAGCCGACGGCTACCGCGTAACGTATGTTTACGCCGGTCGGGAGTACACAACCCGCACGGAACGTGAACCAGGTGATAAACTCCGTGTACGCGTGGCGGTAACTCCCAGCTACTGAAAGGAACAGACGCCGCGCTCGAATCGAATTGCGGAGCTGTCATCATGATCAATAACGCCCAGCGCAGTGTCATCGTGCTCGCGTTCGCCGTGTTGTTGGCCTGGCCAGCACAGGCCAATAGCCAAGATCATGACATGGCCGATCGCATTTACGAAAAATACAAGGAGCGTGACACTGAACAGAAACGCAGTAAGCGCTCGAGAAGTTCGGATCGATCAGACGAGAAGCGTGCAGCGCCAAGTCGATCGGTTCGCGAACGCTCGGAGCAGAGGCGTCAAGACAACACGCAAGAGAAACGCCGCGAGTCGACCTCTCCTACCTGGGAGTCGTCGGCGCGTGATACGCGTCGTCGTAGCGATGCCACGGACATTGCGCGCACGCTGCGTGATTTAACGCGGCGTACCGAAAGGCGAAGCGATACTCGCGAACGCGACGCTCGACCTTCGACCGTGATGCGCACCGACAGCGCCGTGCGCGAGAATGTGTCACTGGACCAAGCCGTGAATATCGTGCGCCGACGATCAGAGGGGAAAGTCATTAGCGCACGCACCGAAGGCAGCGGCGCCAATCGAAAACACCGAATAAAAGTGCTCATTGGAGAGCGCCGTGTGCGCACCTATGTGGTGAGCGCCACGACCGGCCAAGTGTATTGATGGCGAGTTGGGGTCAGCAGCCAAAGTTCGCACAATGGGCGCCTGACAACAAGGGCATCGGGACCGTCTTGCGCGGCTCCGCCCAGCCGATGGCTCTGTGACGAGGAATGTCATGCGCGTACTGATTATAGAAGACGAACAGCAAATTCGAGAGGCCTTGTGTACCGCGGTTCGCGACTCCGGGTTTGCGGTGGAGAGTGCGGCGGATGGCGAGGAAGGGCTGTATTTCGCCACCGAGTACCCGATTGATATCGCCATAATCGATCTTGGCTTACCCGGTATGAGCGGTATGGACGTGATCCGTCAGGCCCGAGAGGCCGGTAAAGGGTATCCCATTTTGATTCTGACGGCGCGTGATCGTTGGCAAGACAAGGTGGAAGGGCTGCAGGCGGGCGCCGACGACTATGTCGTCAAACCGTTTCACACCGAAGAGGTGCTGGCGCGTCTCAACGCGCTGATGCGTCGGTCGGGCGGTTTTAGCGAGGCGGTGTTGCGCGCCGGCGCGATTGCGTTGGACACGCGTTCACAGGTGGTGACTGTGGACGAAAAGACGGTTGAGCTCACGTCATTCGAGTACCGCGTGTTGGAATATCTGATGCTCAAGAACGGCAAGGTGGTTTCCAAAAGCGAACTCACGGAAAGCCTTTATGACCAGGACTATGAGCGTGACAGTAATGTCATTGAGGTGTTTGTTGGTCGATTGAGAAAGAAGTTGGATCCAGAGAACAAAATCAAACCGATTGAAACCCTGCGCGGTCGTGGATATCGGTTTGCACTCAGCGCTGAAGCGACCGGATGAAAAGTCTCAGCGCGCGCTTGCTGGTTACGGTGAGCTTGCTGCTGTTGGTGTTTTTTGGATTGGCCATTGTTGCGCTCGAGTCGGCCTTCCGCGAATCGACCATGCAAGCCATTCGAGATCGCCTCAATGTGCAGATGTTGATGCTCATCGCAGCGGCCGATACCGACGAAGCCGGTCGTGTTACCTTGCCAGATCAACTACCCGAAGCGCGCTTTATGTCGCCGGGCTCCGGACTCATCGGCCAAGTGATCAGTGAATCAGAAGTGCTCGAGTGGCGCTCTATGTCGGCGGTTGGCCTCTATCTGCCGATCGAACCCGTGTCACCGAACGAGGGCATGCGTTTTCAACGCGCCACCGCCACCGACGGTACTGAGATGTTTAGCTATTCTTTGGCATTAGAGTGGGAGCTGTCCACGGGTGAATCGCTGTTTTACACATTCAGTGTGGCCGAGGGCCTTGAACCATTTAATGCACAGGTCGGTAAGTTTCGCGAGCGTCTCATGACGTTGTTTGCCGCTGTCACGTTGCTGATCCTCGCGTCTCAGGCAATCGTGTTGCGCTGGGTGTTGCGACCGCTTCGACAAGTGGCACAGGAGGTGGCGGAAATCGAAACCGGTGATCGCGCTGATTTATCGGCGGACTATCCCACCGAGTTGCAGCGTCTCACGCGCAACACTAATCGACTGCTGGATGCGGAACGAAAACGACTGGCGCGTTACCGCAATACCTTGGGTAACCTGGCACACAGCCTTAAAACGCCGTTGGCGATCGTACGCAACACGCTCGAACGTCACCAGATCGAAGCGGGCGCAGAACGCTCGATTCATGAACAAGTGGATCGTATGAGCGACATTGTGGGGTATCAATTGCAGCGCGCTGCCGCGTCGGGCAGCACGACGCTCGGGGTAGCCCAGCTTGATGTGCTGGAAGTGGTACACGCCATTGTCGACTCGTTGAAAAAAGTCTATGCCGACAAACCGATTAACTGTGTGGTCACCGCCCCGGCACGTGTTCGCTACCGTGCCGAAAAGGGCGATCTCATGGAAGTGTTTGGTAATTTGTTGGACAACGCCTTTAAGTGGTGTGACGCCAACGTTGCGATCGATCTGGCGATAATCGAGGGCGAGTCGGGCCGCTCGGGCATTCGTTTTGAAATCAGCGATGATGGACCGGGCATTTCGCAAGAGGATGCTCAACGCGTGTTGCGACGGGGGCAACGTGCGGACGAGAGTGTCGCTGGCCATGGTATTGGTTTGAGTGTAGTGCGCGAGTTGGTTGAGATCATGCGGGGGTCGCTGACGCTGTCGAGCGAACGCGGACAGGGGGCCACGTTTATCGTCGAGTTGCCGCCACTTTAGCCCAGCCAAGTACGCGAGAACCGACGTCGCGCCCGTGGCGCTGCATGGCGTGCGAGGCTGATCAACCTACGCGGTGGATTCTATGGGTCGTTTAGTGGTGCACGTCGACAACCCGCGCGCGTAGCAAGAAGAATGCGTCGACGGCTGCATCGACAGCACGCGGCGTGTACACTCAATTCTTCATTGTTTGCCTGGTACGCCGTGAACACCACCGTTCATTCCGATCAGACCGTCGCGCTCATGCAGCAGATGGCGCACACCATGCTGAGCGATCGAGTACGACTCATCGCACGCGTTCATTCGCTGGTTGATTTAAATGACGAACAACAGGCTCAATTGAGCGCGGATATCGATGCGTCTATCGCGCGGGTAAAGCGGCGCGCAACGCGTTTCAAACCGGTCATCGATTCGTCCTTACCGATCGCGGCTAAAGCCGATGACATCATCGATTCCATCCGTCAACACCCCGTGACCATTGTGGCCGGTGCGACCGGTTCGGGCAAAACGACACAACTGCCAAAACTATGCTACCAGGCGGGTTTCGGTCATCACGGCGCGATCGGGCATACCCAGCCTCGACGTATTGCTGCGCGAGCAACGGCGGCTCGTATTGCCGAGGAACTCGGCTGCTCGATTGGTCAGGGAGTCGGATACAAGGTTCGGTTTAATGATCAGACCGGTCCTGAGTGCCAGATAAAGCTCATGACCGACGGCATGCTGTTGCAAGAAGCACAGTTGGATCGCCAGCTGATGGAGTATGACTGCCTGATTATTGATGAAGCGCACGAGCGCTCGCTGAACATCGATTTCTTGTTGGGCTTAGTAAAGCGGTTGCTGAAAAAGCGACCACAGCTGCGACTGGTGATTACTTCCGCGACCATTAACCCACACGAGTTTGCAGAGTTTTTCGATAACGCGCCAGTCATCGAGGTGAGTGGTCGCAGTTACCCCATCGACATTGAGTATCATCCCCCCAATGAGTGTCCGATGGATCAGCACATCGCCGATACGATCGAGGCGTTGTGGGCGCATCATCGTCGCGCGGATGTGCTGGTGTTTTTGCCGGGGGAGCGCGAAATTCGCGACGCGCAGCGGGTCCTTGACGGGCGCTTTGGCGATGATGTGCACGTTTTGCCACTCTACGCGCGACTCAACACGCCGCAGCAAAACGAGGTGTTTAAGCCCCGTTCACAAACACGCATCGTGTTAGCGACAAACGTTGCCGAGACCTCACTCACTGTGCCAGGCATTGTATTTGTGGTGGACGCAGGCACGGCTCGAATCAGTCGATATCACTATCGCAGCAAGTTACAGCGCCTGGCGATTGAGCCCATTTCCCAAGCCAGCGCCGCCCAGCGCGCTGGACGGTGTGGGCGCACCGAGCCGGGCGTGTGTGCGCGGCTCTACCGTGAAGACGAATTTGAGTCGCGCGCAGCCTATACTGATCCGGAGATCCTTCGAACCAACCTGGCGAGCGTCATTTTACGTATGCTCGTGCTGGATTTAGGCTCGATTGAGCGGTTTGAGTTTGTGCAGGCGCCTGATCGGCGTTTCATCAAAGACGGTTATCGCTTACTCAACCAGCTGCAGGCGGTCAGCAAAGAAGGTCATGTCACGAAACAAGGGAAGCGCATGGCGCGGTATCCGCTGGATCCACGCTTGGCCAAGATTCTTGTGGCGGCGGTCGATGACGGTTGTCTAGCTGAAATACAATTGATTGCGGCGGGCTTGAGTGCCGGTGATCCACGCGAACGACCGTTGGACAAACAAAAAGCGGCCGACGAACAACACCGTCAATTTGCCGACACGCGCTCCGACTTCATGGCCTTGCTCGCCATTTGGAAAGCATGGCGTCAACAGACCGGAAAGCAGCGCCAACAGCGCGCGTGGTGTCGCAAGCACTTTTTGTCCTTCCGTCGTCTCCAGGAGTGGAACGACGTTGTGCTCCAATTGAGGTATGTCGCTAAAGACTTGATGCACGATGTGAATAAGCGTCCCGCAAAGCCCGCGCTAATTCACACCGCCTTGCTTCGCGGGTTCACCGATCAAATCGGCCAACGTCAGGCCGGTGGGGTCTATGAAGGGGCACGCGGTCGACAATTTAAGCTGTTTCCTGGATCAGGATTGGCGGCAAAACCACCGGCGTGGGTGATGTCAGCAGAAATCGTTGAAACATCGCAAGTGTTTGCGCGAACGGTCGCCCAGGTGAATCCAGTCTGGATCGAGCGTGCGGCGCCGCACCTGTTAAAACGTCGCTGCGTGGACACATTTTGGAATAAGCAAACCGGCACCCCGATGGGGATTGAAGAAGTTGGTCTGTTTGGCTTCGTGTTGAGTCGAAACCGTCGTGTGCCGTTAGCGCGCCACGATGCGGCCGCCGCGCGTCAGGCCTTTATCCAACATGCGCTCGTTGAGAACCGTTGGGTGTTTAAGGCGCCCTTTATCCAGGTTAACGACTCCCGACGAGCGCAACGAGCGGTGATCGAAGCGAAGCGTCGCCAGATTCTACTTGATGAGTCAACACAATTCGATGCGTTTCAGGCGCGGCTGCCCGATGGGATTGTCGATCGCAAATCGTTTACCGCGTGGTACGTCGCAGACAAAAAGCACGCCAACGAGATGATGGCGTTACAGGCACATGAACTCGGGCGCCAAGAGGAGGCGTCGGCCGCTTGGTATCCCGATACCATGACGGTGAGTGGTCAGTCGCTGGCGCTTGCGTATCTGTTTGATCCCAGCGAAGCGCGCGATGGCGCCACGCTAACGCTGCCTGCGGCGTTGGCACGACATATAAATGGTGCACAGATTGAATGGGTCGTACCCGGCTGGTTGCGTTTGAAAGTGGAGTCGATGATGCGCGCGTTACCGAAGGCGCAGCGCAAGCAGCTTGTGCCGGTAAACGACTGCGCCCAGGGGTTTTTGCAATGGGCGATTGAACAAGAATTACCAGGCGGGAGTGAATCGGTGCGAGCCGCACTGAGTCGCTTTGTGGGGATCAAATTTGGCTTGCAGGTTGACGAACGTGACTGGTCGCATGAAGCACTCCCAGACTGGATGCGACTAGGTTTATCCGTGGTTGATGAAAATGGCCAAGAGGTGGCGTGGAGTCGCAACCTGAATGACCTTCGTGCGCGGGCGCAAGGTGCGATTGCACAGGCTGGAGAACCAGACGAATCGCCGTGGCTGCAGACCGATGTGCGGCAATGGTCCTTCGATCGCTTGCCCGATACGGTCGAAGTGGACTATGGACAGCTGTCGGTGGGTGCGACGCCGGTTCTGTCTGATAAGACGTATCGCGTTGATTTAGAGCTTGTGCCAACACTGGAGGATGCTCATGCGGTGCACGGACAGGGCGTTCTGCGCCTATTAAGTGTGCAGCTCGCAGACAAAGTTCGGTATCTACGAAAGAACTTACCCGATCTAAATCGGCTGAGTTTGCTTTACATGAATGTGGGTGAGTTTGACGCGCTGTTCGACGATATCGTGATGGCCTCGTTAGCTTCGATGGTGCGTGATCCTGCGATGATCCGGGATGGCGAATTGTTCGCCGAAACGCTCGACCACTGTCGCAGTCGGCTCATACCTGAGGCACAAACCATTGCGGCTGATGTCCTGACCGTGCTGGCTCAGCGGCAAAAAGTGCGCATGGTGTTGGATCGCGACGGGTCCAAACTAAACAAAGTACTCAAGGACGATGTCGAAGCGCAACTGGATTCTCTGATTTATCCTGGCTTTGTACGGCGTACACCCGCGGAATGGCGAAGCGAGCTCTACCGCTATGTGCAGGGCCTCAATGTGCGACTTGAGCGATCGCTTCAGCATGGTAAGTCTCCACCAATAAACCAAGATCTGACGCAGCACGAGCAGCGCTTGGCCGGAATGAGTTGCGATGAGGAAGCGCAGGTTCCCGACTATCGATGGCTGCTGCAGGAATGGCGAGTCTCGTTGTTTGCTCAGGAGCTTGGTACCAAAAAGCCGGTGTCTGCACAGCGTATAGAGCGCTATCTTGCAAAGGCCAACATGCGTTAACCGTATTGAGCGCGTCGGCGGTCAGCCCCCAAAATACCCACCGTGCACACGCCGCCACACTGGCTGCCGTA from the Pseudomonadota bacterium genome contains:
- a CDS encoding response regulator transcription factor — encoded protein: MRVLIIEDEQQIREALCTAVRDSGFAVESAADGEEGLYFATEYPIDIAIIDLGLPGMSGMDVIRQAREAGKGYPILILTARDRWQDKVEGLQAGADDYVVKPFHTEEVLARLNALMRRSGGFSEAVLRAGAIALDTRSQVVTVDEKTVELTSFEYRVLEYLMLKNGKVVSKSELTESLYDQDYERDSNVIEVFVGRLRKKLDPENKIKPIETLRGRGYRFALSAEATG
- a CDS encoding glycine zipper 2TM domain-containing protein, yielding YAVTIDNLYPADWPAGLENFMNTSIRLSLFAAIFLAVPFAQADDRSRDAGYDYADVISVEPLFRRVRTTVPREECWDEEVTTRSRRDRSGNNVGSVIAGGVIGGVIGHQFGSGSGNDAATAVGALLGSAIASNRDKGPERVRERTRVVERCETVRETREEERADGYRVTYVYAGREYTTRTEREPGDKLRVRVAVTPSY
- the hrpA gene encoding ATP-dependent RNA helicase HrpA, whose amino-acid sequence is MRRRLHRQHAACTLNSSLFAWYAVNTTVHSDQTVALMQQMAHTMLSDRVRLIARVHSLVDLNDEQQAQLSADIDASIARVKRRATRFKPVIDSSLPIAAKADDIIDSIRQHPVTIVAGATGSGKTTQLPKLCYQAGFGHHGAIGHTQPRRIAARATAARIAEELGCSIGQGVGYKVRFNDQTGPECQIKLMTDGMLLQEAQLDRQLMEYDCLIIDEAHERSLNIDFLLGLVKRLLKKRPQLRLVITSATINPHEFAEFFDNAPVIEVSGRSYPIDIEYHPPNECPMDQHIADTIEALWAHHRRADVLVFLPGEREIRDAQRVLDGRFGDDVHVLPLYARLNTPQQNEVFKPRSQTRIVLATNVAETSLTVPGIVFVVDAGTARISRYHYRSKLQRLAIEPISQASAAQRAGRCGRTEPGVCARLYREDEFESRAAYTDPEILRTNLASVILRMLVLDLGSIERFEFVQAPDRRFIKDGYRLLNQLQAVSKEGHVTKQGKRMARYPLDPRLAKILVAAVDDGCLAEIQLIAAGLSAGDPRERPLDKQKAADEQHRQFADTRSDFMALLAIWKAWRQQTGKQRQQRAWCRKHFLSFRRLQEWNDVVLQLRYVAKDLMHDVNKRPAKPALIHTALLRGFTDQIGQRQAGGVYEGARGRQFKLFPGSGLAAKPPAWVMSAEIVETSQVFARTVAQVNPVWIERAAPHLLKRRCVDTFWNKQTGTPMGIEEVGLFGFVLSRNRRVPLARHDAAAARQAFIQHALVENRWVFKAPFIQVNDSRRAQRAVIEAKRRQILLDESTQFDAFQARLPDGIVDRKSFTAWYVADKKHANEMMALQAHELGRQEEASAAWYPDTMTVSGQSLALAYLFDPSEARDGATLTLPAALARHINGAQIEWVVPGWLRLKVESMMRALPKAQRKQLVPVNDCAQGFLQWAIEQELPGGSESVRAALSRFVGIKFGLQVDERDWSHEALPDWMRLGLSVVDENGQEVAWSRNLNDLRARAQGAIAQAGEPDESPWLQTDVRQWSFDRLPDTVEVDYGQLSVGATPVLSDKTYRVDLELVPTLEDAHAVHGQGVLRLLSVQLADKVRYLRKNLPDLNRLSLLYMNVGEFDALFDDIVMASLASMVRDPAMIRDGELFAETLDHCRSRLIPEAQTIAADVLTVLAQRQKVRMVLDRDGSKLNKVLKDDVEAQLDSLIYPGFVRRTPAEWRSELYRYVQGLNVRLERSLQHGKSPPINQDLTQHEQRLAGMSCDEEAQVPDYRWLLQEWRVSLFAQELGTKKPVSAQRIERYLAKANMR
- a CDS encoding ATP-binding protein yields the protein MKSLSARLLVTVSLLLLVFFGLAIVALESAFRESTMQAIRDRLNVQMLMLIAAADTDEAGRVTLPDQLPEARFMSPGSGLIGQVISESEVLEWRSMSAVGLYLPIEPVSPNEGMRFQRATATDGTEMFSYSLALEWELSTGESLFYTFSVAEGLEPFNAQVGKFRERLMTLFAAVTLLILASQAIVLRWVLRPLRQVAQEVAEIETGDRADLSADYPTELQRLTRNTNRLLDAERKRLARYRNTLGNLAHSLKTPLAIVRNTLERHQIEAGAERSIHEQVDRMSDIVGYQLQRAAASGSTTLGVAQLDVLEVVHAIVDSLKKVYADKPINCVVTAPARVRYRAEKGDLMEVFGNLLDNAFKWCDANVAIDLAIIEGESGRSGIRFEISDDGPGISQEDAQRVLRRGQRADESVAGHGIGLSVVRELVEIMRGSLTLSSERGQGATFIVELPPL